In the Styela clava chromosome 8, kaStyClav1.hap1.2, whole genome shotgun sequence genome, one interval contains:
- the LOC120345335 gene encoding uncharacterized protein LOC120345335 isoform X1 gives MEQEVRSSDIFTMLASLIDPQSGGLQSSQNNNNNSNPTIPMHISVSQADSTESQVGMSSTMLNIACQASTSNEMPGLTRSVANNGIAGMERMSAFMHSNFGNPGGSIDAICTGPLRDAIYESASHLGSVPEISSGLNSRISQYAPNTMDFTSSQNHAAIMEALNTVDTAASFPEQHNERFSQSYVSLLHQQTVTTGSGRWAGDQSSTGLTSSRRQNGNAGVSKQRVVSSRSSVVNDHHSSASNIQSTAKIKVQNSSHHFPANTEGRNMHNSENRTGRGNIESHQSANLHSIQMNSEDVVEDRSKEKKLTTTPIPSDADKSSCSSTSSGSISGPEHSPEHVTDHHVSSSRIDLFQHQVENNKKNFSNSHAYQVNQESHTASLNGGNSKNYPCYGNMNVLNFGTINFSPVMGNTATDLGNGIRPINNQNESAIASNNALSETPGENIFEGALPSSNKQTEPRVGIPGKSALSSASSYAQMQTVSVVPQLSNVSHLPSHKSKKSVNIQIDPKTNTISEMAGMGSSLLDKHREKQKKNRNQKHKLVQQRSFQQEVHGLGQNILSGGGIGQSSNLKPKMNADPTKKNNPNSQSYQMNWMTQPGILPPHMNIDQLKAAGQHFSIPMSSTREGVNKPIKNSTMDVYKPGMAPKKPRQWQTVTAVQGPKLPPMLSEQDRIPKRGRPSKKMMQQNLKVKKDAEKEKPPLTLTQIPVAPEPESSQSQPTQPPTNLVSMYTINDKGHMEEIAPKVKENRRSKERTQAFLKFLDEIKSASKQQMIVNPKFSEKAKTSTEKNVKRKPRARTKVFGRPVSQPLTDSGITETMYTFSALAHQYKISSSIVERATENLLKSAALKRNKEQSSMLAVQQRTSDKNKGAMTKNSKSSNLSAASHCEMTKTSSSQSVTSSAVPVPKVAADKIPITSFKKVRDSGETRSAELISSTTSNSVNKPINNSSSQNVVGNNITTTSSVHVNSNKPQIAVAQNINENENVPIVVTENAAEFSTNVNKGKHKKKKHKKHKKHKHPDISSSKKKKKDKEKKKKLKKKFKTKLGYSLTPSSSVSLVKPPTKPQLGSELDIPDFQNIAQKEQEAKSGLLAQGSNEAFSLNFRQSDRTDNSNPWQQDDIGHDIDDSSSDEASVSPESLVDRSSESFTTSASTNGLSSFAQYSNSRIGFGTFSADKSSVSTYFQDKGVMVPALVSPTADHSDSFTTQSQTQTTKKHSKHKKKKFFRKSKNICDPAFLVILDELLQGFEHLKLGPLRKQQRDRQSTSNTNVFFSIGVNDSSQNKLGIFRNITTIARSERGSNVVKGTVFNSSNESVKVSSLKPVSDSSLNRSSSKNNTIFSSPTSSIQPENHQTGPVEVTKSIATSNSLPNNTKHVHQGDISSQNTQGAIVLTKRKRGWPRGKPRGPKAKKGKVSSKLAKSIQKTTNNLPNHKSNSINISPRSNDSLGIAVKKISKKTNDSEVSPRPNVPTAKYDSKSLSNIPAHSEADNTSSKDTVSQGKTIENTFNDKVLGESLMQQIRMAIEASLPSTIDKDAITKSVDVAVQNYLDNMNKTQQEDFGNKILTQASSTLSEKQSGSRAQVFTSVSPKLNADKHPKKVWACKHQDTEVIKTSDIVPVTPKKRPGRPRKNPLNVSSDSAQGTHQVSQTSLQKESFSDIIQRKVPTTSATVIPRKGRISAIRPQSKRLKPTARKLVARARSDITRRTASNLPAPFHNEPMSKEDALVSLKAISSSKAVKMKLVKGYLSDFEPGLYSESDVEDHMKEIINITVEMYTWDVYKEFEKACFEVEREMGFMDDSDLGKPKNLAVKKSIESVVEKLKNKQAQNIHSVATVLLELHDAPNDDRTQEFENVSDEEINSHERSILKKSSNQIINKVKKNDNLARTVSIKRPRGRPRRIVEGETPVKKMKILSDDKKKRKLEKEEKKQAKNKHHKQVKISATNTSKEESNPEISTKKPVLQAGLYSSTFKKNQKSSISSAKDSANLSPKLPPPYDAGLYFRSTLKDFQLPYDVWWMYKHKKITVSQNPSTSFVKITKNIYTGSRPSVDASDQICTCNPDMKEACGKECLNRSMLFECQPSSCPCGSRCTNQVIQKGSWYNGLERFKTKDRGWGIRSNGRINKGSFILEYVGEVLSEAEFRIRTIELYHAYNDHFCVQLDATTVIDGYRMANEGRFVNHSCEPNCEMQKWCVNGEYRIGLFALRQIQLNEELTYDYNFHAYDIDARQVCRCGSQHCRGFIGGRDQCSLASINNNEDLSSAQPSVSVKSAKLGLKRTKGASRHTKDDDIGTKEFSILQMKPISKQDKEFIRFRQLFLLRNLTQVKKKEEQLMKVKKNESDDSSAMSSSNTKSKSKLKKTQHSKEESEKIEAALTEMYTAIATCKDQNGVSVAIPFMNLPSKKKNPEYYERISDPIDLSVIERNIVSNHYKDIETFNSDVQRVFKNAEKYHGRKSTLGKDVSRLRKAYANARGAAMLLLNGHKKVAASSELSSEEDIDEADEHIHRKNEDHIRCICGIYKDEGLMVQCEKCYVWQHCDCMGVKPGNTDCYMCEECDPRPFSREIKVIPPPPHTPTGHTFYMTLLRDNLLVKQGDCAYLMRDHRLRQNSNTLSMRASNRKLTNIPQDKLDIFRIEQLWTDERGDKYAYGHHFLRPHETHHSPSRTFYHNELFASPFNEIIPLEAVVGLCCVMDLYTYCKGKPKDYKMSDIFICDFRVDKAAGLFTRITKKRFPICTKPHVFDMYKHRICPKKNFQPHQVPEHYKKSSGRPPANTESLHEDVQSIDSEYCHVNNNETEHEDDNRDEIHVGSSIWRKRQRLNRIAHQLLSKQADVSYSVEPGNTKRQRKKSQLSV, from the exons GTTGGAATGAGTTCAACTATGTTGAATATTGCATGTCAGGCTTCAACATCAAATGAAATGCCTGGTTTAACAAGATCTGTAGCTAATAATGGAATTGCCGGTATGGAAAGGATGTCGGCATTTATGCATTCAAATTTTGGAAACCCGGGCGGTAGCATTGATGCTATTTGCACTGGACCACTTCGAG aTGCAATTTATGAGTCTGCTAGCCATCTGGGATCTGTACCTGAGATCAGCAGTGGTTTGAATTCCAGAATATCTCAATATGCCCCAAACACAATGGATTTCACAAGTTCACAAAATCATGCTGCAATAATGGAAGCTTTAAACACTGTTGACACTGCTGCTAGTTTTCCAGAACAGCACAATGAGAGGTTCTCACAATCTTATGTATCTTTGCTTCATCAACAAACTGTAACGACCGGTAGTGGTCGCTGGGCTGGTGATCAGTCATCGACTGGGTTAACAAGCTCAAGAAGACAGAATGGAAATGCTGGTGTTTCAAAGCAACGTGTAGTCAGTTCAAGAAGTTCCGTTGTAAATGACCATCATTCTTCCGCAAGCAATATTCAATCGACAGCAAAAATCAAG GTGCAAAATTCTTCGCACCACTTTCCTGCCAATACAGAAGGTCGTAACATGCACAATTCTGAAAATCGAACAGGGAGGGGAAACATAGAATCACATCAATCTGCTAATCTCCATAGCATTCAAATGAATTCTGAGGATGTGGTAGAGGACCGCAGTAAAGAAAAGAAACTGACAACAACGCCGATTCCATCCGATGCTGACAAATCCAGCTGCAGTAGTACTTCCTCGGGTAGCATCAGCGGCCCAGAACATTCTCCCGAGCATGTAACAGATCATCATGTGTCTTCAAGCAGAATCGATTTATTTCAACATCAAGTTGAaaacaataagaaaaatttTAGCAACAGCCATGCATATCAGGTTAATCAGGAAAGCCACACTGCATCATTGAATGGGGGTAACTCTAAAAACTATCCTTGCTATGGCAACATGAATGTGCTGAACTTTGGAACTATCAATTTTTCTCCAGTTATGGGCAATACAGCTACGGATTTAGGTAATGGAATTAGACCGATCAACAACCAGAATGAATCTGCTATCGCTTCAAACAACGCTTTATCAGAAACACCAGGAGAGAACATATTTGAAGGTGCATTGCCATCTTCTAACAAACAAACTGAACCAAGGGTTGGTATCCCTGGAAAAAGCGCTCTTTCTAGTGCCAGCTCTTATGCACAAATGCAAACTGTTTCTGTCGTTCCCCAACTATCCAATGTTTCTCATCTTCCATCACATAAGTCTAAAAAGTCTGTGAATATCCAAATTGatccgaaaacaaatacaatTTCAGAAATGGCTGGCATGGGTTCATCATTATTGGATAAGCAtagagaaaaacaaaaaaagaatcgAAATCAAAAACACAAACTTGTGCAACAGAGGAGTTTTCAACAAGAGGTACATGGGCTGGGACAAAATATTCTTAGTGGTGGGGGCATTGGACAATCCAGTAATTTAAAACCAAAAATGAATGCAGATCCAACTAAAAAGAACAACCCAAACAGCCAATCATATCAAATGAATTGGATGACACAACCGGGGATCTTACCACCCCATATGAATATTGATCAGTTAAAAGCAGCTGGCCAACATTTCAGCATTCCTATGAGTTCCACAAGAGAAGGTGTTAATAAACCTATTAAAAATAGTACAATGGATGTGTATAAACCTGGAATGGCTCCGAAAAAGCCACGTCAATGGCAAACTGTTACTGCAGTTCAAGGCCCCAAACTTCCTCCTATGCTTTCGGAGCAAGATCGCATACCAAAACGTGGACGACCATCAAAGAAAATGATGCAGCAGAATTTAAAAGTCAAAAAAGATGCAGAAAAAGAGAAACCACCTTTGACTCTTACACAGATACCAGTTGCCCCTGAACCTGAATCATCACAATCGCAGCCAACTCAACCGCCCACAAATCTTGTTTCAATGTACACGATCAATGATAAGGGGCATATGGAGGAAATTGCTCCCAAGGTGAAAGAGAATAGAAGAAGTAAAGAGAGAACACaagcttttttaaaatttcttgatGAAATTAAGTCTGCTTCCAAACAACAAATGATTGTAAATCCTAAGTTTAGCGAGAAGGCAAAAACAAGtacagaaaaaaatgtaaaaagaaaACCGCGGGCTAGAACGAAAGTATTTGGTCGTCCTGTGTCTCAGCCACTCACTGACAGTGGCATCACCGAAACAATGTACACATTTTCTGCTCTTGCTCATCAGTATAAAATTTCAAGTTCAATTGTTGAAAGAGCAACAGAAAACTTGCTGAAATCAGCAGCGTTAAAAAGAAACAAAGAGCAGAGCTCTATGTTGGCTGTGCAACAGCGTACAAGTGACAAAAACAAAGGTGCTATGACAAAAAATTCTAAAAGTAGTAATTTGTCAGCTGCTAGTCACTGTGAAATGACTAAAACCAGTTCAAGCCAGTCAGTTACCAGTTCTGCCGTACCAGTACCTAAAGTGGCTGCTGATAAAATACCCATCACTTCATTCAAAAAGGTTCGTGATTCCGGTGAAACCAGAAGTGCAGAATTAATCAGCAGCACTACCAGCAATTCTGTGAATAAACCAATAAACAATAGCAGTAGCCAAAATGTAGTGGGAAACAACATCACTACTACCAGTTCAGTTCATGTGAATAGCAATAAACCACAAATTGCAGTCGctcaaaatataaatgaaaacgaAAATGTACCTATAGTAGTGACAGAAAATGCAGCGGAGTTTTCGACCAACGTTAACAAGGGTAAACACAAAAAGAAGAAACACAAAAAGCACAAGAAACACAAACATCCGGATATATCTTCAagcaagaaaaagaagaaagataaagaaaagaaaaagaaattaaagaaaaagttCAAAACAAAGCTAGGCTACAGTCTAACACCATCATCAAGCGTTTCGCTTGTAAAACCACCAACCAAACCGCAACTTGGTTCCGAGCTTGATATACCAGATTTCCAAAACATTGCACAGAAAGAACAAGAAGCAAAATCTGGACTTTTAGCCCAAGGCAGTAACGAGGCATTTTCATTGAATTTCAGGCAATCTGACAGAACAGATAATTCCAATCCGTGGCAACAAGATGATATCGGTCATGATATTGATGACAGTTCATCAGATGAAGCGAGTGTATCGCCTGAATCTTTGGTGGATAGATCTTCGGAATCGTTTACGACTTCTGCTTCCACAAATGGCTTATCATCATTTGCACAATACAGTAATTCAAGGATAGGATTTGGTACTTTTTCTGCTGATAAATCGTCTGTCAGTACATACTTTCAAGATAAAGGTGTTATGGTTCCTGCCCTGGTTTCACCTACAGCTGATCATTCCGACTCTTTCACAACCCAAAGTCAGACACAAACCACCAAGAAGCACTCAAAACACAAAAAGAAGAAATTTTTTCGAAAgtctaaaaatatttgtgaccCGGCCTTTCTTGTCATTTTGGATGAACTTCTCCAAGGTTTTGAGCATCTTAAGTTAGGACCACTGCGAAAGCAACAACGAGATCGTCAATCAACTTcaaacacaaatgtatttttttccATTGGTGTTAACGACTCTTCTCAGAACAAACTTGGGATATTTCGCAATATAACTACTATAGCTAGGAGTGAGAGGGGATCAAATGTTGTCAAAGGAACGGTGTTTAATTCAAGCAATGAATCGGTGAAAGTGTCAAGTTTAAAGCCGGTTTCTGATAGCTCGCTGAATAGGTCTTCTTCTAAAAACAACACGATTTTCTCGTCTCCAACATCAAGCATTCAGCCTGAAAATCATCAAACTGGGCCGGTTGAGGTTACTAAAAGTATCGCAACGTCCAACTCCTTGCCAAACAACACCAAACACGTTCATCAAGGTGATATATCTTCTCAAAATACACAGGGTGCAATTGTGCTAACTAAAAGAAAAAGAGGGTGGCCCAGAGGTAAACCAAGAGGTCCAAAAGCAAAGAAAGGCAAAGTTTCATCAAAGCTTGCCAAATCAATCCAGAAGACCACCAACAACTTGCCAAATCACAAATCCAATTCCATCAATATTTCTCCCAGGTCAAATGACTCGTTAGGCATTGCTGTTAAAAAGATAAgcaaaaaaacaaatgattctGAAGTATCTCCAAGACCTAATGTACCAACAGCTAAATATGATTCAAAATCACTAAGCAATATTCCAGCCCATTCAGAAGCGGATAATACTTCTTCTAAAGATACTGTATCCCAGGGTAAAACTATTGAAAATACATTCAATGACAAAGTTTTAGGTGAATCACTTATGCAGCAAATTAGAATGGCAATTGAAGCCAGTCTTCCATCAACAATAGACAAAGATGCCATAACTAAATCTGTGGACGTGGCAGTGCAAAATTATCTGGATAATATGAATAAAACCCAACAAGAGGATTTTGGCAACAAAATTTTAACTCAAGCCAGTAGTACTTTAAGTGAAAAACAAAGTGGTTCAAGAGCACAAGTTTTTACGAGTGTGTCACCAAAACTCAATGCTGACAAACATCCAAAGAAAGTTTGGGCTTGCAAACATCAAGATACTGAGGTCATCAAGACCTCAGACATTGTCCCAGTTACACCTAAAAAACGTCCAGGTAGGCCACGCAAAAACCCATTAAATGTAAGCTCCGATTCTGCTCAAGGTACACATCAAGTTTCTCAAACGTCACTCCAAAAAGAATCATTTAGTGATATCATCCAACGAAAAGTTCCAACGACCAGTGCCACAGTGATTCCAAGGAAAGGGAGAATATCTGCTATCCGACCGCAGAGCAAACGTTTGAAACCTACCGCGAGAAAACTTGTTGCTCGTGCTAGGAGCGATATCACCAGGCGAACAGCTTCAAATTTACCTGCTCCGTTCCATAATGAACCAATGTCGAAGGAAGATGCTTTGGTTTCTCTAAAAGCAATAAGTTCATCTAAAGCAGTTAAAATGAAACTAGTGAAAGGTTATTTAAGCGATTTTGAGCCAGGATTGTATTCAGAATCTGATGTGGAAGATCATATGAAAGAAATAATAAACATTACTGTTGAAATGTACACATGGGACGTATACAAAGAATTCGAAAAAGCTTGTTTTGAGGTTGAAAGAGAAATGGGATTTATGGATGACTCCGATTTAGGTAAACCTAAAAATCTCGCTGTAAAGAAAAGCATCGAATCAGTCGTTGAGAAGTTAAAAAACAAACAAGCACAGAATATACACAGTGTTGCGACTGTTCTACTTGAACTACATGATGCACCCAATGATGACAGAACTCaagaatttgaaaatgtttctgaCGAAGAAATAAATTCACATGAGAGGTCTATTCTTAAGAAAAGCTCCAATCAAATTATTAACAAG gtgaaaaaaaatgacaatCTTGCCAGAACTGTTTCAATAAAACGTCCTCGTGGAAGACCAAGGAGAATAGTAGAAGGAGAGACTCcggtgaaaaaaatgaaaattttgagcGATGAtaagaagaaaagaaaattagAGAAAG AAGAgaaaaaacaggcaaaaaacaAACATCACAAACAAGTCAAGATATCTGCAACAAATACAAG TAAAGAGGAGTCGAATCCCGAAATTTCCACAAAAAAACCCGTTTTGCAAGCTGGTTTATATTCTTCAACATTtaagaaaaatcagaaaag caGCATAAGTTCAGCCAAGGATTCTGCCAATTTATCACCTAAGCTTCCTCCACCATATGATGCCGGTCTTTATTTTCGTTCAACTTTAAAAGATTTTCAACTTCCGTACGATGTATGGTGGATGTATAAGCATAAAAAAATAACTGTCAGTCAGAATCCATCAACTTCGTTCgtgaaaatcacaaaaa ATATTTACACCGGTTCACGACCCTCTGTCGATGCAAGTGATCAAATATGTACCTGCAACCCAGATATGAAAGAAGCTTGTGGAAAAGAATGTTTGAACAGATCGATGCTTTTTGAATGCCAGCCATCATCCTGCCCATGTGGATCAAG GTGCACAAATCAAGTCATCCAGAAGGGTAGTTGGTATAATGGCTTGgaacgtttcaaaactaaagaCCGAGGTTGGGGCATTCGAAGTAATGGACGAATAAACAAAG GTTCATTCATATTGGAATATGTGGGTGAAGTCTTGAGTGAAGCAGAGTTTCGCATTCGTACAATCGAGCTCTATCATGCTTACAACGATCATTTTTGTGTTCAACTTGACGCAACAACCGTCATTGATGGTTACAGGATGGCTAATGAAGGACGTTTTGTTAATCACAG TTGTGAACCGAATTGTGAGATGCAGAAGTGGTGTGTTAACGGTGAATACAGAATTGGATTATTTGCTCTTCGACAAATACAACTGAACGAAGAACTGACGTATGACTACAATTTTCATGCTTATGATATCGATGCAAGACAAGTTTGCAG ATGTGGATCGCAACATTGTCGTGGATTCATTGGCGGAAGAGATCAATGTTCTTTAGCTTCAATCAATAACAATGAAGATTTGTCTTCTGCTCAACCATCAGTCAGTGTTAAGTCTGCAAAACTCGGATTGAAACGCACAAAAGGAGCATCGCGTCACACGAAG GATGATGATATTGGAACGAAAGAATTCAGTATCCTGCAGATGAAGCCAATATCAAAACAAGATAAAGAATTCATCAGATTCCGACAGTTATTTCTTCTTCGCAATTTAACACAG GTGAAGAAAAAAGAGGAACAACTTATGAAAGTGAAGAAAAATGAATCAG ATGACTCATCAGCAATGTCATCTTCTAACACCAAGTCCAAGTCAAAACTGAAGAAAACTCAGCATTCAAAAGAG GAAAGTGAAAAAATCGAAGCAGCATTAACAGAAATGTATACTGCCATTGCAACATGCAAAGATCAGAACGGAGTATCAGTTGCAATTCCATTTATGAACTTGCCATCGAAAAagaa GAACCCAGAGTATTATGAAAGAATATCAGATCCCATTGATTTGAGTGTGATTGAACGAAACATCGTGTCTAATCATTACAAAGATATTGAAACATTTAATAGTGATGTTCAAAGGGTCTTCAAGAATGCTGAA AAATATCATGGAAGAAAATCCACACTGGGTAAAGATGTTAGTCGTCTGCGTAAAGCATATGCCAACGCAAGAGGTGCTGCCATGTTGCTGCTTAACGGACACAAAAAG GTTGCAGCCTCGTCAGAACTATCGAGCGAAGAAGACATTGATGAGGCAGATGAACATATTCACAGAAAAAATGAAGATCATATTCGATGTATCTGTGGTATATACAAAGATGAAGGATTGATGGTACAATGTGAGAAATGCTAT GTGTGGCAACATTGTGATTGTATGGGTGTGAAGCCAGGCAACACAGACTGTTACATGTGTGAAGAATGCGATCCTCGACCTTTCTCAAGAGAAATCAAGGTTATTCCTCCACCTCCCCACACTCCAACTGGACATACTTTTTATATGACATTGCTTCGGGACAATCTTCTAGTAAAACAAG GTGATTGTGCGTATCTGATGAGAGATCACAGATTACGTCAGAACAGCAATACTCTTTCTATGCGAGCATCAAACAGAAAACTTACTAACATTCCACAAGATAAACTTGATATTTTCCGGATCGAGCAGTTATGGACTGATGAGAG AGGTGACAAATATGCATATGGTCATCATTTTCTGAGACCACATGAAACTCATCATTCTCCCTCTCGTACATTCTATCACAACGAATTATTTGCTTCTCCTTTTAATGAAATCATCCCATTAGAAGCAGTTGTTGGATTATGTTGTGTGATGGATCTTTATACATATTGCAAAGGAAAGCCAAAAG ATTACAAGATGTCTGACATATTCATTTGCGATTTCCGAGTGGATAAAGCAGCCGGCTTATTCACAAGGATTACGAAGAAACGTTTTCCTATCTGCACCAAACCCCATGTGTTTGACATGTATAAGCATAGAATATGTCCAAAGAAGAATTTTCAA CCACATCAAGTTCCAGAACACTACAAAAAATCATCAGGGCGGCCACCTGCGAATACTGAATCATTACATGAAG atgTACAAAGTATAGATTCTGAGTATTGCCACGTAAACAATAACGAAACGGAACATGAAGATGACAATAGAGATGAAATACATGTTGGGTCTTCTATTTGGAGAAAAAGACAAAGATTGAATAGAATTGCTCACCAGCTCTTGAGTAAACAAG CTGATGTCTCGTATTCGGTGGAGCCCGGGAATACTAAACGTCAGAGAAAGAAATCTCAGCTATCAGTGTAA